A part of Molothrus aeneus isolate 106 unplaced genomic scaffold, BPBGC_Maene_1.0 scaffold_30, whole genome shotgun sequence genomic DNA contains:
- the UBL5 gene encoding ubiquitin-like protein 5, whose amino-acid sequence MIEVVCNDRLGKKVRVKCNPEDSIRDLKKLIAAQTGTRWDKIVLKKWYTIFKDHVTLGDYEIHDGMNLELYYQ is encoded by the exons ATGATCGAGGTCGTCTGCAACGACCGCCTGGGCAAGAAGGTCCGGGTGAAATGCAA CCCCGAGGATTCCATCCGGGACCTGAAGAAGCTGATAGCGGCACAGACCGGCACCCGCTGGGACAAGATCGTGCTCAAAAAATG gtaCACGATCTTCAAAGACCACGTCACACTTGGGGACT ATGAGATCCACGACGGGATGAACCTGGAGCTCTACTACCAATAG